The genomic stretch CAGCTTGGACACGATCGCCGCCGTGGTTTCTCTAGAAGAGAACCGTGCCTCCAACCTGTGCTCCTCATCGAACATCTTGGACAGGTCCAACCCACTCGATCGTGAGATGATGTCAAAGGCGTTCATACTTGAAGGCCTCACGGCGACGGTCGGCGAAGACACCGTCACCTTGGACCGCTTCCTCTTCCGGgtgtcctcgtcgtcgtcgtcgtcgtcgtcgtcgccgtcctCACGCTGGTGGTGGCACTTGCAGGCTTCCTTGCCCAGCGCCTCGGAGGTCTCGCTCGAGACGTCGGACTTGCCGGTAGTGCGAGGGCAGAGTCCTTTCTGGAACCAGGGATTAGCCGTGATCTTGGCGATGGTGATCCTGGTCCTGGGGTTGGGGTCTAGCATCCTGGCAAGGAGCTTGCGCGCTTCGACGGAGAACCACGGCGGGCACATGTAGTTGCTCTGCGTGATCTTCCGGTACAACAGCATCAGGTTGGTGTCGCTGAACGGGAGGTAGCCTGCCAGGAGCACAAACAGGATCACGCCGCACGACCAGATGTCCGCCTTCGCGCCGTCGTAGCCACTCTTCAAGAGGACCTCGGGGGCGACGTACGCCGGCGTGCCGCACGCCGTGTGCAGGAGGCCGTCGCCGCGGAAGCGGGCGCCGCTGTCCTGCTGCAGCGCGCTGAGCCCAAAGTCGGAGACCTTGAGGTCGCCGCGCGCGTCAAGGAGGAGGTTCTCGGGCTTGAGGTCGCGGTGGTAGACGCCGCGGCTGTGGCAGAACTCGACGGCCGTGATCAGCTGCTGGAAGTACCGGCGCGCCACGGGCTCTGGAAACCGCGCGCTCTGGGATAGGCGCGCGAAGAGCTCGCCGCCGCTGGCGTACTCCATGACGAAGTAGATCCTGGACCGCGTGGCCATCACCTCGTGGAGTCGGACGACGTTGGGGTGGCGCACGCGCCGCATCACGTCCACCTCGGTCTTCACTTTCTCCGCCATGCCGGAGCGGTGGACGGCATCCTTGTCCAGCACCTTGACGGCCACGGCCTCGCCGGTGGCCACCTTATGGGCCTTGTACACCTTGGCAAAGGTGCCGCAGCCGAGGAGGCGGCCCAGCCTGTACCGGCCCATGATCAACTGGGAGTCTTGGTTCTTCTCCATCGTGGCCATCGGAAGCAAAGGAGGTTCTTGGTGTGGACATGGGTGAAGGTCCGGCCGGGCAAACGGCCGGACCGAGTCTGTGTCGTCGCTCTGAGCAGCGGTTGAGATGGTGGGTGACCATTGGCAAGAGAGGTTGGGGTCTGATATGCTCGTGAGATCTGAGGCTAGGAGGTGCTAGGCGATTACTGTCCAGTAGTGTTGGAGGGAAGGAAATGACTAATGAGGAGTCCTGTTTCACTAATTTTAGAAGGGAGAAACTCTGTCGGAGGCAGTGGTTGGGAGAGAAGTGTTTTAGGATCTCCTCACCTTTTTCTAATTTTAGAAGGTCGTCGGTTACTTAGTGGCAGGCTCATGGACTAAATTAGCAACTTACAAATTGTTGTTTTTTGGTGTGGGAAACGTACTTACAAATTGTTGTTATGCTCTTTGCTTTTTAAAGCTAAATCGTCATTCCCCACTTTTGTCAATTCTAAAGCTATGATGTTTGAGGTCACGCACTCATGTTATTCTAGGCCTTTTATCATCAGTACTTTTGTCCTAACAAGTGGCGATGGACTTCACAGGTGGTATTGAAAAACTAAGATGAAAAACATCAGAGTATGACAGAGCCTATGGTAATCTGCATAGTAACCATAGTGTCATTCCATTATGTCAGGTAAGTTAAAAGGTAAATAGCTCTGGTTTTCTAGGATGTCCCTTTGGATTAATAGGCCTCCCTTATGGTGAATAACTCTGCAAGTGTCGTATCAATTCTTGGACTCAAGCATATGtgaatttagtttttttttgttgttggatTCAGGAGGAGGCGAAGGGCACGGGTAATCACTAGCTGGTTGTTACAGTTACAAACTTACAATGCCCACTTGTTGCTAACATCATGCTCAAAGACACATTAGCAATATCAACTTATTCTGAGTATTCTGATTTGGTACCACAAAAAAAAGAACAAATAACTTGAATCAGTTTGCTGCAGATCTATTGAAACTCCCGTAGACATTCTATCACAGGAAAAGGAGGTAGTGAGAAATTATATGGAAAATTGGTGTCTTATTTTTTATTCCTTTCTGTTTCaaagttctgaaaattttaaacTTGTTACTGGCGCAAGACATGCAAAATAATTCTAAAACTCACCCTGCCGTTTTCTTTTTTGTACTTTTGGTCTTGGAGAAGTGAAATGCTCGGCCTTGTTTAAttatcaaaaaaatttacaaaattttttagattttccgtcacatcaaatcttgcagcacatgcataaagcattaaatataaataacaaaattaattaattgcacattttacatgtgattcgtgagacgaatcttttgagcctaattaatctatgtttggacaatatttgtcaaatgcaaatgaaagtgctacaatgtccacattttgcaaaataatttggaactaaagaaggcctaaAGTTTGTTATAATTCTAAAACTCACCATGCACATAGATTGCTGACTGTTAATATCTGCATTCTGTTCAACACTAAAATAGTTTATCAGTTATTATTCTTGGTATTTTCCTACTATGTATGAAAATAGCCAAACAGGTCTCGTGGCGACAATACAGGATGAGCCACAAGTTTTAGGAAAACTCAAAAGGTCACAACTAACTGAAAGTTTCAAATTACCTTTGTACTGAACTTTAGATGTTTCATTGTACTCTTAATTTGGAAGCTCTGTCATTTCTTCTTATTATTATGAGCAAATTGATTTGTTCACTATCATATGAGAGTGTGTATCATATATAGTTATATTTATTTAAATAAATATGCACATTGAATACGTATGATGCTAGAACACAACTCAAGTAGAATGGAGCTTTTTTGGTTGATC from Sorghum bicolor cultivar BTx623 chromosome 3, Sorghum_bicolor_NCBIv3, whole genome shotgun sequence encodes the following:
- the LOC8072100 gene encoding CBL-interacting protein kinase 30, with product MATMEKNQDSQLIMGRYRLGRLLGCGTFAKVYKAHKVATGEAVAVKVLDKDAVHRSGMAEKVKTEVDVMRRVRHPNVVRLHEVMATRSRIYFVMEYASGGELFARLSQSARFPEPVARRYFQQLITAVEFCHSRGVYHRDLKPENLLLDARGDLKVSDFGLSALQQDSGARFRGDGLLHTACGTPAYVAPEVLLKSGYDGAKADIWSCGVILFVLLAGYLPFSDTNLMLLYRKITQSNYMCPPWFSVEARKLLARMLDPNPRTRITIAKITANPWFQKGLCPRTTGKSDVSSETSEALGKEACKCHHQREDGDDDDDDDDEDTRKRKRSKVTVSSPTVAVRPSSMNAFDIISRSSGLDLSKMFDEEHRLEARFSSRETTAAIVSKLEEIAETRKLSVKLNKGGRVEMEGRQDCRRGALALEAEIFEVAPSVHVVEMRKTGGDSLEFREFYREELKPSLGDIVWSWQGGDSPPPAPVLVPRHATNQRS